Proteins encoded within one genomic window of Candidatus Berkiella cookevillensis:
- a CDS encoding type II toxin-antitoxin system RelB/DinJ family antitoxin, giving the protein MKTGKKLDDRVNVKIRIEPTLKAKVEEVFDHYKLSTSQAINLFLHSVAESKSLNFNLKMPNEITQKVLDESRQGINVSSNASVRELFEEIEEELEQENQQALELGKKERGTSC; this is encoded by the coding sequence ATGAAAACCGGAAAGAAACTTGATGACCGTGTGAATGTTAAAATTCGAATTGAGCCTACATTAAAAGCCAAGGTAGAAGAGGTTTTTGATCATTACAAACTAAGTACAAGTCAGGCCATTAATCTATTTCTCCATTCAGTGGCAGAATCCAAAAGCCTGAATTTTAACCTTAAGATGCCTAATGAGATTACTCAAAAAGTTCTTGACGAATCAAGACAAGGAATAAATGTTTCCTCTAACGCGAGTGTCAGAGAATTATTTGAAGAAATTGAAGAAGAATTAGAACAAGAAAATCAACAAGCACTAGAGTTAGGAAAAAAAGAGCGTGGTACTAGCTGTTAA
- the prmC gene encoding peptide chain release factor N(5)-glutamine methyltransferase, whose protein sequence is MQSISALLQWGTEELSRLYSPEDAYVDACLLLCELLAVDKSYLYAWPDKQLSASVALSYRGAIARRKQGEPLAYVIGHKEFWSMRFTVSEDTLIPRPETEFLVETVLNLLPITTQSILELGTGTGAIACALASMRPEWQIQAVDVSDKALQIAEHNINDHKLKNIRCYASNWFDKIAPMQFDAIVSNPPYVESNSEYLQTEIRYEPRLALVSGETGLDALTYIIEHAKKYLKPKGLLCFEHGFSQARELHALLHASQYQNIHTVKDYAGLDRITYAYC, encoded by the coding sequence ATGCAAAGCATTTCTGCATTGTTGCAGTGGGGCACTGAAGAGCTATCTAGACTGTATTCACCTGAAGATGCTTATGTTGATGCTTGTTTACTGTTATGTGAGCTATTAGCGGTTGATAAAAGTTATTTATATGCATGGCCGGATAAACAGTTGAGCGCTTCTGTGGCACTCTCTTATCGGGGAGCAATTGCAAGACGTAAGCAAGGGGAGCCACTTGCTTACGTTATTGGGCACAAAGAATTTTGGTCGATGCGTTTTACTGTCAGTGAAGATACTTTGATCCCACGCCCAGAGACAGAATTTTTAGTAGAAACAGTGTTGAATCTGTTACCCATTACAACTCAATCTATTTTAGAGTTAGGTACAGGCACAGGTGCTATTGCCTGTGCTTTGGCGAGCATGCGACCTGAATGGCAGATCCAAGCAGTGGATGTGTCAGATAAAGCATTACAGATTGCTGAGCATAATATCAATGATCATAAATTAAAGAATATTCGCTGCTATGCGAGTAATTGGTTTGATAAGATAGCACCTATGCAATTTGATGCTATTGTGAGTAACCCGCCCTATGTGGAATCAAATTCTGAATATTTACAAACAGAAATTCGCTACGAGCCTCGCCTTGCGCTTGTTTCGGGTGAAACAGGCTTGGATGCCCTTACTTATATTATTGAACATGCTAAAAAATACTTAAAACCAAAAGGCCTTTTGTGCTTTGAACATGGATTTTCTCAAGCGCGTGAGCTTCATGCTTTGTTGCACGCATCTCAGTACCAGAATATTCATACTGTGAAGGATTACGCGGGGCTTGATCGCATTACATATGCGTATTGTTGA
- a CDS encoding radical SAM protein → MTNTTSSHIKHIELILKLTARCNINCSYCYYFYGADSKWTERPKRIDEKTLNDTIIFLKESIYKYGISSIQIDFHGGEPLLYGKKQFEQACDLFLNALSDIVNLKFAMQTNAILIDDEWITLFKKYQVSVSVSLDGPPQINDQYRIDHQNKGTYHKVANGLQRLKNAVQNMEIPNISTLAVINPHASGKMVYRHFVDTLGLKHMDFLLPGFDYDTYQVNDLPLYGDYLMDVLNEWITDNNPSIKIRLFGAFVAKLYGESTFMFPGERFESKNAIAITIDTDGMMYGDDSLRSNQAWNHYKALNISEHNFSTFIATEKEWFTQNIKTPIACQNCIWVDMCGGGHLENRFSSKNGYHNPSIYCDSLQRIYQQILHFLIDSGISFDHLNKHVPV, encoded by the coding sequence ATGACAAACACTACCTCCTCTCATATAAAGCATATCGAATTAATACTAAAACTTACTGCACGCTGCAATATTAACTGCAGCTATTGTTACTATTTTTATGGCGCTGATTCAAAATGGACAGAAAGACCCAAACGCATTGATGAAAAAACCTTAAATGACACAATTATATTCCTAAAAGAAAGTATCTATAAATACGGCATTTCTTCTATACAAATTGATTTTCATGGTGGTGAGCCTTTATTGTATGGAAAAAAGCAATTTGAGCAAGCTTGTGATCTGTTTTTAAATGCATTAAGTGACATTGTAAATTTAAAATTTGCAATGCAAACCAATGCGATTTTAATTGATGATGAATGGATAACCCTCTTTAAAAAATATCAAGTAAGTGTTTCTGTCAGTTTAGATGGACCACCACAAATTAATGATCAATATCGCATTGATCATCAAAATAAAGGAACCTATCACAAAGTAGCAAATGGTCTGCAACGACTAAAAAATGCTGTTCAAAATATGGAAATACCCAATATCAGTACCTTAGCAGTGATTAATCCACATGCTTCTGGAAAAATGGTTTATAGACATTTTGTCGATACTTTAGGCCTTAAACATATGGATTTTCTATTACCTGGTTTTGACTATGATACTTATCAAGTCAATGATCTACCATTGTATGGGGATTATTTAATGGATGTACTGAATGAATGGATTACAGATAATAACCCAAGTATTAAAATTAGATTGTTTGGTGCTTTCGTTGCAAAATTATATGGGGAATCCACATTCATGTTCCCAGGCGAAAGATTTGAAAGCAAAAATGCAATTGCAATTACCATAGACACGGATGGCATGATGTATGGAGATGATTCACTGCGATCAAATCAAGCCTGGAATCATTATAAAGCATTAAATATTAGCGAACATAATTTTTCCACTTTTATTGCCACTGAAAAAGAATGGTTTACACAAAATATAAAAACACCTATTGCTTGTCAGAATTGCATTTGGGTAGATATGTGTGGTGGTGGACATCTTGAGAATAGATTTTCTAGCAAAAATGGCTATCACAACCCTTCTATCTACTGTGATAGCTTGCAAAGAATTTATCAACAAATTCTCCATTTCTTGATAGACAGTGGCATTTCTTTTGATCATTTAAATAAACATGTACCTGTTTGA
- the prfA gene encoding peptide chain release factor 1, which translates to MKQSIQIKLENIKERHEEISALLSESSVIQDQKKFRDLSKEYSDLMPIVEVFSSYLKIKADLVSAELMLNEETDKELKAMAEEEIEQATEQLEKTEKKLQILLLPKDPDDNKNIYLEVRAGTGGNEAAIFAGDLFRMYCRYAENKGWQVEVLSENIGEHGGFKEVIARIVGSEVFSTMKFESGAHRVQRVPTTESQGRIHTSACTVAVLPEAEEVEESEIATQDLRIDTYRASGAGGQHVNKTDSAIRITHIPSGIVVECQEERSQHKNRSKAMALLRTKLFNMEKEAQQKEISSTRKLLVGSGDRSERIRTYNYPQGRLTDHRINLTLYKLQEILEGDLDEVITPLREEHQADLLSQIGD; encoded by the coding sequence ATGAAGCAATCGATTCAGATAAAACTAGAAAATATTAAAGAACGTCATGAAGAGATCAGTGCACTACTTTCTGAATCTTCAGTCATCCAAGATCAAAAGAAATTTAGAGACTTATCTAAAGAATATAGTGATTTAATGCCAATTGTAGAGGTCTTTAGCAGCTATCTTAAAATTAAAGCAGATTTAGTTTCTGCGGAACTTATGCTGAATGAAGAAACCGACAAAGAGCTCAAAGCAATGGCGGAAGAAGAGATTGAGCAGGCGACAGAGCAGCTTGAGAAGACAGAAAAGAAATTACAAATTTTGTTATTGCCTAAAGATCCAGACGATAACAAAAATATTTATTTAGAAGTCAGAGCTGGAACCGGCGGTAATGAAGCAGCTATTTTTGCTGGCGATCTGTTTAGAATGTATTGTCGTTATGCAGAAAATAAAGGTTGGCAAGTAGAAGTATTAAGTGAAAACATTGGTGAGCATGGTGGTTTCAAGGAAGTCATTGCTCGCATTGTGGGCAGTGAAGTTTTTAGTACAATGAAATTTGAATCTGGCGCACATCGTGTGCAACGTGTGCCAACCACAGAATCACAAGGTCGTATTCATACTTCTGCCTGTACTGTAGCGGTCTTGCCTGAAGCAGAAGAAGTAGAAGAGAGTGAGATTGCTACACAAGATTTGCGTATTGATACTTATAGAGCAAGTGGAGCAGGTGGTCAGCACGTTAATAAAACCGACTCTGCCATTCGAATAACCCATATTCCATCAGGTATTGTTGTTGAATGCCAAGAGGAACGATCGCAACATAAAAATCGATCCAAAGCGATGGCATTGTTGCGCACAAAACTCTTTAACATGGAAAAAGAAGCACAACAAAAAGAAATTTCTTCTACTCGTAAATTATTGGTCGGCTCAGGTGATCGTTCGGAGCGTATTAGAACTTACAATTATCCACAAGGTCGTTTAACCGATCATCGCATTAACCTAACGCTCTATAAGCTTCAGGAAATTTTAGAAGGCGATTTGGATGAAGTCATTACGCCTTTACGTGAAGAGCATCAAGCCGATCTACTTTCGCAGATAGGTGATTAA
- a CDS encoding type II toxin-antitoxin system mRNA interferase toxin, RelE/StbE family → MVLAVKKTSQFKNDLKLAYRQRRPLNELENTMDMIVNEQTLPAHYRDHPLVENWKGSRECHINGYGDWLLIYSLKPGEVIFERVGTHSELF, encoded by the coding sequence GTGGTACTAGCTGTTAAAAAAACTTCTCAATTTAAGAATGATTTAAAGCTGGCTTATAGACAAAGACGTCCACTAAATGAACTTGAAAACACAATGGATATGATTGTCAATGAACAAACACTTCCTGCCCATTATAGAGATCATCCACTTGTGGAAAATTGGAAAGGTTCTAGAGAATGTCATATTAACGGATATGGCGATTGGCTTCTGATTTATAGTTTAAAACCTGGTGAAGTTATTTTTGAAAGAGTAGGCACTCATTCTGAGCTGTTCTAA